One genomic window of Paenisporosarcina antarctica includes the following:
- a CDS encoding YceI family protein — MKKWNVDASHSSIGFSVKHMMVSKVRGSFSDFTAEVAATETDLSNAEIAFNIQVASITTGSVDRDNHLRSADFFDVETYPEIKFIAKNITKKDDEYEIAGDLTIKAVTNPVVFNAEYEGKGTNPWGQEVVGFSAETKINREEFGLTWNQALETGGVLVGKDIKITIELEANPA; from the coding sequence ATGAAAAAATGGAACGTAGATGCATCCCACTCAAGTATTGGATTTTCAGTAAAACATATGATGGTATCTAAAGTACGTGGAAGTTTCAGCGATTTCACTGCGGAGGTAGCAGCTACAGAAACAGATTTATCTAATGCCGAAATTGCATTTAACATTCAAGTGGCAAGTATTACTACCGGAAGCGTAGACCGTGACAATCACCTTCGTTCAGCTGATTTCTTTGATGTTGAAACATACCCAGAAATTAAATTCATTGCAAAAAATATTACAAAAAAAGATGATGAATATGAGATTGCAGGAGATTTAACAATAAAAGCCGTTACTAATCCAGTTGTATTCAATGCTGAATATGAAGGAAAAGGTACAAATCCATGGGGCCAAGAAGTAGTTGGTTTCAGCGCTGAAACTAAAATTAACCGTGAAGAATTTGGTTTAACTTGGAACCAAGCACTTGAAACTGGCGGCGTATTAGTAGGTAAAGACATTAAGATCACTATCGAACTAGAAGCTAACCCGGCTTAA
- a CDS encoding winged helix-turn-helix transcriptional regulator, with translation MKETTVCPRLSKAMELIGKRWTGLILYQLLEGPQRFNEIVSSLPVSGRLLSERLKELEKEGLVERNVFAEVPVKVEYSLTEKGKGLKDAIANIEQWSKVWLS, from the coding sequence ATGAAAGAAACAACAGTTTGTCCACGGTTATCAAAAGCTATGGAACTTATCGGGAAAAGATGGACCGGTCTAATCCTATATCAGTTATTAGAAGGACCCCAGCGATTCAACGAAATTGTATCTTCCTTGCCAGTGAGTGGACGCCTCCTATCTGAACGATTAAAAGAACTAGAAAAAGAAGGATTAGTAGAACGTAATGTTTTTGCAGAAGTTCCTGTGAAGGTTGAATATTCATTAACTGAAAAAGGTAAAGGGCTAAAAGATGCAATTGCTAACATTGAACAATGGTCAAAAGTATGGTTATCTTGA
- the murB gene encoding UDP-N-acetylmuramate dehydrogenase yields the protein MNKHRWFDDITEKISHESVKIDEPLNLHTMTKMGGRADLFVAPSTEEETIFVVAYAHRKQIPLLLLGNGSNMVVRDGGVRGIVLNLSKLNRIEINGTRVYAQSGADIIDASKEAVKETLTGLEFACGIPGSIGGAMAMNAGAYGGEIKDIIFRATVLTQEGVKLVLYKEDLELDYRMSVITKKGYYVLSAEFDLALGNQLAIDSKVADLTDLRESKQPLEYPSAGSVFKRPPGYFAGKLIQDCELQGKGFGGAEVSTKHAGFIVNKNNATATDYIQTIEMVRNKVLEKFGVNLDLEVKIVGENE from the coding sequence ATGAATAAACATCGTTGGTTTGACGATATAACAGAAAAAATTTCACATGAATCAGTTAAAATAGATGAACCTCTTAACTTGCACACAATGACGAAAATGGGTGGTCGGGCAGATTTATTTGTAGCCCCATCGACAGAAGAAGAAACCATTTTTGTTGTGGCATATGCTCATCGTAAACAAATTCCATTGTTGTTACTTGGTAATGGTTCTAATATGGTGGTCAGAGATGGTGGTGTGCGGGGAATCGTCTTGAACTTGTCTAAATTAAATCGAATTGAGATTAACGGTACTCGTGTATATGCCCAAAGTGGTGCTGACATCATTGATGCATCAAAAGAAGCTGTGAAAGAAACTTTAACGGGGCTGGAATTTGCATGTGGTATTCCGGGTTCTATTGGTGGTGCAATGGCAATGAATGCTGGAGCATACGGTGGTGAGATTAAAGATATTATTTTCAGAGCGACTGTCTTGACGCAAGAAGGTGTAAAACTTGTTTTGTATAAAGAAGATCTTGAGTTAGACTACCGTATGAGTGTAATTACGAAAAAAGGATATTATGTGTTGTCCGCAGAATTTGATTTAGCACTAGGTAATCAATTGGCGATTGATTCAAAGGTAGCAGATTTAACGGACCTACGTGAATCGAAACAACCTTTAGAATATCCCTCTGCAGGTAGTGTATTTAAACGACCTCCTGGTTACTTTGCAGGTAAATTAATTCAAGACTGTGAACTGCAAGGTAAGGGGTTTGGAGGTGCGGAAGTTTCAACGAAACATGCTGGTTTCATTGTAAATAAAAATAACGCAACTGCTACAGACTATATTCAAACAATTGAAATGGTTCGCAATAAAGTTCTAGAAAAATTCGGAGTCAACCTGGATCTTGAAGTGAAAATTGTTGGCGAAAACGAATAA
- a CDS encoding potassium/proton antiporter: protein MEQFSTDVVVLLMGIFLLCGVLMTKISARAGVPALILFIFLGMILGSDISGLIYFSNAKVAQMVGVLALIIILFEGGLQTQWKHARPVLGGSIVLATLGVVITTAIVAVAAYIVLDLGWLEAFLLGSIVGSTDAAAVFSVLSGQNIKQKLTSTLEAESGTNDPMAMFLTIIFIEWILMPEISAWSFAGKFFMQMGLGVLFGFGLGYIASKTMNKIKLDASGLYAVLSAGFAIFIYSLTAVLGGSGLLAVYIAAMIIGNRELTHSHSIFRFHEGFAWLMQITMFVILGLLVYPRDLLDWDIIWKGLVLSFVLIVIARPIAVFASTIFFPYSRNEKLFISWAGLRGAVPIVLATFPMLAGIDNSTLYFNIVFFIVLSSALLQGSTIPFFAKLLKVNGPPVPKRIHTLELVSMDRANAEMLEFEVSEFSPFAGQLVQTIGLPEKTLISAIIRKGNLVMPTGGTKLQKKDILYILTAKEQVANVKLVLAEELLK, encoded by the coding sequence ATGGAACAGTTCTCAACAGATGTTGTTGTATTATTAATGGGTATTTTTCTTTTATGTGGAGTATTGATGACGAAAATTTCTGCAAGAGCCGGTGTACCAGCACTTATTTTGTTTATATTTTTAGGAATGATTTTAGGTAGTGATATTTCTGGACTAATATATTTTTCTAATGCAAAAGTTGCCCAAATGGTGGGTGTTTTAGCCCTTATCATCATTTTATTTGAAGGTGGACTACAAACACAGTGGAAGCATGCTCGTCCAGTCCTAGGGGGTTCAATCGTCCTTGCAACACTTGGTGTGGTAATAACAACAGCAATCGTTGCGGTTGCAGCATACATAGTCTTGGATCTTGGATGGTTAGAAGCATTTCTCCTTGGTTCTATTGTTGGTTCGACAGATGCAGCAGCTGTTTTTTCAGTACTATCTGGTCAAAATATTAAACAAAAACTAACATCAACATTAGAAGCTGAATCTGGAACGAATGATCCGATGGCAATGTTTTTAACCATTATATTTATTGAATGGATATTGATGCCAGAAATTTCCGCATGGTCATTTGCAGGTAAGTTCTTTATGCAAATGGGACTTGGGGTGTTGTTCGGTTTTGGTCTAGGGTATATCGCATCAAAAACAATGAATAAAATTAAGTTAGATGCGAGTGGACTTTATGCTGTGCTATCTGCTGGCTTTGCCATTTTTATCTATAGTCTAACTGCTGTATTAGGTGGGAGCGGATTACTGGCCGTATATATTGCTGCCATGATTATAGGGAATCGAGAATTAACACATAGCCACTCAATTTTCAGGTTTCATGAAGGATTCGCCTGGTTGATGCAAATTACAATGTTTGTGATCTTAGGACTGCTGGTGTACCCAAGGGATTTGTTGGATTGGGATATCATTTGGAAAGGGCTTGTACTGTCATTTGTCTTAATTGTGATAGCAAGACCAATTGCGGTATTTGCCTCCACCATTTTCTTTCCTTATAGCAGGAATGAGAAATTATTTATTTCATGGGCTGGATTACGTGGAGCTGTTCCAATCGTGCTTGCAACCTTTCCGATGTTAGCTGGTATTGACAATAGTACACTGTATTTCAACATCGTATTCTTTATCGTCTTAAGTTCAGCTTTACTGCAAGGGTCCACCATTCCATTTTTCGCGAAATTACTTAAAGTGAATGGACCACCTGTTCCAAAACGTATTCATACATTGGAACTTGTATCAATGGATCGTGCCAATGCAGAAATGTTGGAATTTGAAGTGTCTGAGTTTTCACCGTTTGCCGGACAACTCGTCCAAACGATTGGACTGCCAGAAAAAACGCTTATTAGTGCTATTATTCGAAAAGGTAATTTAGTCATGCCTACAGGTGGAACAAAGCTTCAAAAGAAAGATATTTTATATATTCTTACTGCAAAAGAACAAGTAGCCAATGTAAAATTAGTATTAGCCGAAGAATTATTGAAATAA
- a CDS encoding fluoride efflux transporter FluC, whose product MKNILLVGTGGMMGALLRYSVMVTTTNVFVLWIENGVGSFILGWLTGRAAASGKSASLLWTTGVLGSFTTFATFSAEWLQLMQENIILAFVYGVGMTIFCFVAAALGFKVGGYLK is encoded by the coding sequence TTGAAAAACATTTTATTAGTGGGCACAGGTGGAATGATGGGCGCACTATTACGCTACAGCGTCATGGTAACCACTACAAACGTATTTGTTTTATGGATTGAGAATGGTGTAGGAAGTTTCATTTTAGGGTGGTTAACAGGACGTGCGGCTGCATCAGGGAAATCGGCGTCGCTATTGTGGACAACAGGAGTCCTAGGCTCATTTACCACCTTTGCCACATTTTCCGCTGAATGGCTTCAATTGATGCAAGAAAATATCATTTTAGCGTTTGTCTATGGGGTAGGTATGACAATATTTTGTTTTGTTGCAGCAGCTCTTGGTTTTAAGGTAGGAGGATATTTAAAATGA
- a CDS encoding fluoride efflux transporter FluC: MTLLAVAIGGCLGAVFRYIILLKIKGTRGIVVINWLGSFLMGFSLPIAIETSWLSMFWIVGFLGAFTTFSTFAVQFVENWIKGKQRKAISYALFTLLGGFVFVSIGWWLGSLI, encoded by the coding sequence ATGACTCTCCTGGCAGTTGCAATTGGCGGTTGCTTAGGCGCAGTATTTCGCTATATTATTTTGCTGAAAATTAAAGGAACAAGAGGGATAGTAGTAATCAATTGGTTGGGTTCATTTTTAATGGGTTTCTCACTTCCAATAGCCATTGAAACGAGCTGGTTAAGTATGTTTTGGATAGTTGGATTTTTAGGTGCATTCACAACGTTTTCAACGTTTGCTGTTCAATTCGTGGAGAATTGGATCAAAGGAAAGCAACGAAAAGCAATTAGCTATGCATTGTTCACCCTCCTTGGCGGTTTTGTTTTCGTAAGTATTGGATGGTGGTTAGGATCTCTCATTTGA
- a CDS encoding P1 family peptidase, with protein sequence MNKGTLNLITDVPGVQVGHVTLDQCINDQDSICTGVTAILPHEGNPFLQKVHAASFVLNGFGKTVGLIQLEELGLMESPIMLTNTFSVGAVLEGTLSYMLEQNPTIGDSTSSLNLVVGECNDSYLNSMRLLAVRPEHAVEALQAAAPGSFQQGAVGAGKGMICYGVKGGIGSSSRIAEHGDNAFTLGVLVLTNFGRAGECQISNWEQDKIDKPDGSVIIIVATDAPIDSRQLKRLAKRAAIGLGRTGTHIHNGSGDIVIAFSNANTVAHESDHPFETQSFLRDDHPLMNELFQGTIEATEEAVYQSIRLSQTTTGRLGRVIEKGVFV encoded by the coding sequence TTGAATAAAGGTACATTAAATTTAATTACAGATGTACCAGGTGTACAAGTAGGACATGTTACTTTAGATCAATGCATAAATGATCAAGACTCAATTTGCACAGGGGTTACAGCCATTTTGCCTCATGAAGGAAACCCCTTTCTGCAGAAAGTTCATGCTGCAAGCTTTGTGTTAAATGGCTTTGGGAAAACAGTTGGACTTATTCAACTTGAAGAATTGGGTTTGATGGAATCACCCATTATGCTCACAAATACATTTAGTGTTGGAGCCGTTTTAGAAGGAACTCTTTCATATATGTTGGAGCAGAATCCAACAATTGGGGACTCCACAAGTTCACTTAATCTTGTTGTCGGAGAGTGCAACGACAGTTATTTAAATTCAATGCGCCTTTTAGCCGTTCGACCTGAACATGCCGTTGAAGCATTACAAGCAGCAGCTCCAGGAAGTTTTCAACAAGGAGCTGTTGGTGCTGGTAAAGGCATGATTTGTTACGGAGTTAAAGGGGGGATTGGTAGTTCATCTCGAATTGCTGAACATGGAGATAATGCGTTTACTTTGGGTGTGCTAGTGTTGACGAACTTCGGTAGAGCCGGAGAATGTCAAATCTCCAATTGGGAGCAAGATAAAATAGATAAGCCCGATGGATCTGTCATCATCATCGTCGCAACTGATGCCCCTATCGATTCGCGTCAATTGAAAAGACTAGCAAAACGAGCGGCAATAGGACTCGGCCGAACCGGTACACACATACATAACGGCAGTGGGGATATCGTCATCGCTTTCTCAAATGCTAATACTGTGGCTCATGAATCTGACCATCCATTTGAAACACAGTCATTTTTACGAGATGATCACCCGTTAATGAATGAGTTATTCCAAGGTACTATTGAAGCAACGGAAGAAGCAGTTTATCAATCTATTCGTCTCTCACAAACAACAACTGGTCGTTTAGGCCGTGTGATTGAAAAAGGAGTATTTGTATAG
- a CDS encoding universal stress protein, with product MYKQILVAVDGSVHSKRAASHAVFLANSTEGSHVTLLYVLDYDKARSNDIHNMSSEDLHIDRKNKIMPIKELFTSKGISTEIKLLHGEAGPVIVEHANQENYDVVVIGSRGLNTLQEMVLGSVSHKVAKRVNSPVLLIK from the coding sequence ATGTATAAACAAATTCTAGTCGCTGTGGATGGTTCTGTACATTCAAAGAGAGCAGCTTCTCACGCTGTTTTTTTAGCTAACTCAACTGAGGGTTCACATGTAACCCTACTTTATGTATTAGATTACGATAAGGCGCGATCTAATGACATTCATAACATGAGTAGTGAGGATTTACATATTGATCGCAAAAACAAAATCATGCCCATTAAAGAATTGTTCACATCCAAAGGTATCTCAACTGAAATTAAATTATTGCATGGTGAAGCAGGTCCAGTAATTGTAGAACATGCGAACCAAGAAAATTATGACGTTGTTGTGATTGGCAGTAGAGGTCTCAACACGCTACAAGAAATGGTGCTTGGTAGCGTCAGTCATAAAGTGGCAAAACGTGTAAACTCACCCGTATTATTAATAAAATAA
- a CDS encoding ArsR/SmtB family transcription factor, whose amino-acid sequence MKPETCEVVCVHEENVKYVQQNLPDLKGISLIFKALADETRLKISYALTLQNELCVCDVAAIIQSSTATASHHLRYLKDIDLAKSEKRGKLVYYRLADHHVNQLVKIAFEHAKEGEKIEST is encoded by the coding sequence ATGAAACCAGAAACATGCGAAGTAGTATGCGTTCATGAAGAAAATGTAAAATACGTTCAACAAAACTTGCCAGATTTAAAGGGAATATCCTTAATTTTTAAGGCCTTAGCAGATGAAACAAGATTGAAAATTTCATATGCATTAACACTTCAAAATGAATTATGTGTGTGCGATGTAGCAGCGATTATACAATCTTCAACCGCAACAGCTTCTCATCATTTACGCTATTTAAAAGATATCGATTTAGCTAAGTCAGAAAAAAGAGGCAAACTCGTATATTACCGCCTTGCCGATCATCACGTGAATCAGCTAGTAAAAATAGCGTTTGAACATGCGAAAGAAGGTGAAAAGATTGAAAGCACATGA
- a CDS encoding heavy metal translocating P-type ATPase, which yields MRKKVKRLKAHEQQEFRLENLTCANCAMKFEKNIQSLQEVTEVNVNFGASKLRVIGPVTVKELEKAGAFDGIKVMPINSKRTIEYKSFYKRKENILTFLSLILLVIGLIISFQTTEADSYAIVFFALSMAIGGYEMFWSGLKNLSRFYFDMKTLMTIAIIGAAIIGEWREGAVVVFLFAVSEALEAYSMTKARQSIRQLMDIAPAHAIIRRNGEMLELATKDIMIGDTLVVKPGQKIAMDGEVLSGHSFINQAPITGESMPVAKASGDEVFAGTLNEEGALEVRVTKRVEDTTIAKIIHLVEEAQGEKAPSQKFVDQFAKYYTPIIILIALLVAVIPPLYTGDWQVWIYQGLAVLVVGCPCALVVSTPVAIVTAIGNAAKQGVLIKGGIHLEEMGRLQAIAFDKTGTLTKGFPEVTNLSIEASFTEREVIQKVASVEAYSGHPIARAIVTYASVQNIEHSPVENFHSVTGKGVNATVDGIEVAIGSLKWAEESTTITVDVKADVEMLQQQGKSVMVVLFNHQYAGHLAVADAIRETSPTIIKKLRELGIKHMVMLTGDHPITAAAIAQMLNLTDVRAGLMPDEKLHAVKELRSEFGRVAMVGDGMNDAPALAAATVGIAMGGAGTDAALETADVALMADDLEKLPYTIQLSRKALRIIKENIMFALGLKIIALLLIIPGWLTLWIAIFADMGATLLVVLNSMRLLRIQK from the coding sequence ATGCGAAAGAAGGTGAAAAGATTGAAAGCACATGAACAACAGGAATTCCGTTTAGAAAACTTAACATGTGCAAATTGTGCTATGAAGTTTGAAAAGAACATTCAATCCCTGCAAGAAGTTACCGAAGTCAACGTTAATTTTGGCGCATCAAAATTACGTGTTATCGGACCTGTAACTGTTAAAGAGTTAGAAAAGGCAGGAGCATTTGATGGCATTAAAGTTATGCCAATAAATTCAAAGCGAACAATTGAATACAAATCTTTTTATAAACGAAAAGAAAATATCTTGACGTTTCTATCCTTAATTTTATTAGTAATAGGTTTAATTATTTCATTTCAAACGACTGAAGCAGACTCATATGCAATAGTCTTTTTTGCCTTATCCATGGCCATTGGTGGCTATGAAATGTTTTGGAGCGGGTTAAAAAACTTGTCTCGCTTCTATTTTGATATGAAAACACTCATGACCATCGCCATCATTGGTGCTGCCATCATTGGGGAATGGCGTGAAGGTGCTGTGGTGGTATTTTTATTCGCAGTGAGTGAAGCACTTGAGGCTTACTCAATGACCAAAGCACGTCAATCCATTCGTCAACTTATGGATATTGCCCCCGCACATGCGATTATTCGTAGAAATGGTGAAATGCTCGAGCTAGCAACGAAAGATATAATGATTGGCGATACGCTTGTTGTAAAACCAGGACAAAAAATTGCGATGGACGGGGAAGTATTGTCTGGTCATTCTTTCATTAATCAAGCGCCCATTACAGGGGAATCAATGCCTGTAGCAAAAGCAAGTGGAGACGAAGTGTTTGCAGGAACTTTAAACGAAGAAGGGGCTCTCGAAGTTCGTGTAACGAAACGAGTCGAAGATACAACCATTGCGAAAATCATTCATTTAGTAGAAGAAGCACAGGGTGAAAAAGCACCATCGCAAAAATTTGTTGATCAATTTGCCAAGTATTACACTCCAATTATTATTTTAATTGCGTTACTTGTTGCAGTTATCCCTCCTTTATATACAGGTGATTGGCAAGTTTGGATATATCAAGGTCTTGCTGTATTAGTAGTTGGTTGTCCTTGTGCGCTCGTTGTTTCAACACCGGTAGCTATTGTTACAGCAATAGGTAATGCGGCGAAACAAGGTGTCTTAATCAAAGGAGGCATTCATTTAGAAGAAATGGGTCGCTTGCAAGCCATTGCTTTTGATAAAACAGGCACCTTAACAAAAGGTTTTCCAGAAGTAACCAACTTATCAATAGAAGCTTCTTTTACAGAAAGGGAAGTCATTCAAAAAGTGGCGTCAGTCGAAGCGTATTCAGGTCACCCAATAGCACGAGCGATCGTGACATATGCGTCAGTTCAAAATATAGAGCACTCACCAGTTGAAAATTTCCATTCAGTTACTGGTAAAGGTGTGAATGCCACAGTTGATGGAATAGAAGTCGCTATTGGTAGTTTGAAATGGGCAGAAGAATCTACGACAATTACAGTTGATGTAAAGGCAGACGTAGAAATGCTTCAACAACAAGGGAAATCGGTGATGGTCGTTCTTTTCAATCATCAATATGCTGGTCATTTAGCTGTAGCAGATGCGATAAGAGAAACCAGTCCAACCATTATAAAGAAATTAAGAGAACTTGGGATTAAGCATATGGTTATGTTAACCGGAGATCATCCAATAACAGCTGCCGCGATAGCTCAAATGTTGAATTTGACGGACGTCAGAGCAGGATTAATGCCAGATGAAAAACTACATGCGGTAAAAGAATTACGTAGTGAATTCGGGCGTGTGGCTATGGTTGGAGATGGCATGAATGACGCTCCAGCACTTGCTGCCGCAACGGTTGGTATCGCAATGGGTGGAGCTGGAACTGATGCAGCACTTGAAACGGCAGATGTTGCTTTAATGGCTGATGATTTAGAAAAACTTCCTTACACCATTCAATTAAGTCGAAAAGCATTGCGTATTATTAAAGAAAACATTATGTTTGCTTTAGGCTTAAAAATAATAGCGTTGCTGCTGATCATTCCTGGATGGTTAACTCTTTGGATTGCAATATTTGCAGATATGGGTGCGACGTTACTTGTTGTTTTGAACTCAATGAGGTTACTGCGCATTCAAAAATAA
- a CDS encoding GNAT family N-acetyltransferase, with product MRLTEWTMEEQEQLIHFMTTNTWPYHGNSNPAREIIEKAIEEGGYESDEVKTFWVENEEQQKVGIVKVFDLQDEIPVFDLRIAESHRGHGYGPAALKKVAEYVFNLAEKKIRVEGHTRQDNFAMRKTFERAGFVKEGHLRKAWFSPKESSYYDAITYGITREDFIEGTTTPVLWEDQQGTEQAQTKVHISMRTFPDSFESERLLIRAPKVEDAPVVWESIKISHKALKPWMPWAQKNEKIEVTTENLRQAAADFITRKDLRLHLFLKETGEFIGSSGFHRINWDIPKVEIGYWLDSRFEGKGYMTEAAERLTEFAFEELGARRVEIRCETDNVRSRAVAERLKFTLEGILKQDSLSSDGKYVRDTCIYAKIK from the coding sequence ATGCGATTAACAGAGTGGACAATGGAAGAGCAAGAACAATTAATACATTTTATGACTACGAACACATGGCCATATCATGGTAATTCGAATCCTGCGAGGGAAATTATCGAAAAAGCAATTGAAGAAGGCGGCTATGAATCAGACGAAGTCAAAACCTTTTGGGTCGAAAATGAAGAACAACAAAAAGTAGGAATTGTTAAAGTGTTTGATTTACAAGATGAAATTCCTGTCTTTGACTTACGTATCGCAGAAAGTCACCGCGGCCATGGTTATGGACCAGCTGCACTTAAAAAAGTAGCTGAGTACGTATTTAATCTAGCTGAAAAGAAAATTCGTGTAGAAGGTCATACACGTCAAGATAACTTTGCGATGCGAAAAACATTTGAACGAGCAGGATTTGTAAAAGAAGGACATTTGCGTAAAGCCTGGTTTTCACCAAAAGAAAGTTCTTATTACGATGCCATCACGTATGGTATTACAAGAGAAGATTTTATAGAAGGCACAACAACGCCTGTCTTGTGGGAGGATCAACAGGGGACGGAACAAGCACAAACAAAAGTTCATATTTCAATGCGCACATTCCCGGATTCATTTGAATCTGAGCGGTTATTAATTCGTGCACCAAAAGTAGAAGATGCTCCAGTCGTTTGGGAAAGCATTAAAATTTCGCATAAAGCATTAAAACCATGGATGCCATGGGCTCAAAAAAATGAGAAAATCGAAGTTACGACTGAAAACTTAAGACAAGCAGCCGCGGATTTCATAACAAGAAAAGATCTACGACTTCATTTGTTTTTAAAAGAAACGGGTGAGTTTATTGGGTCAAGCGGCTTTCATCGTATTAATTGGGATATTCCAAAAGTTGAGATTGGCTACTGGTTAGACAGTCGTTTCGAAGGAAAAGGCTATATGACCGAAGCGGCCGAACGTTTAACTGAGTTTGCATTTGAGGAACTTGGTGCGAGAAGAGTAGAAATCCGTTGTGAGACAGACAATGTAAGAAGTCGAGCGGTGGCTGAAAGATTAAAATTCACATTAGAAGGAATACTAAAACAAGATTCGCTTTCATCAGATGGAAAATATGTTCGTGATACGTGCATTTACGCGAAAATAAAATAA
- a CDS encoding lmo0937 family membrane protein, with translation MGRILWMIIVVLIVIWVLGLVLKIGGGLIHLILLIAGIVLIVQLISGKRKL, from the coding sequence ATGGGCAGAATTTTATGGATGATTATCGTTGTATTAATCGTTATTTGGGTACTCGGACTTGTACTTAAAATTGGCGGAGGTTTAATTCACTTAATATTATTGATTGCAGGTATAGTATTAATCGTACAATTAATATCAGGTAAACGAAAACTGTAA
- the mntR gene encoding transcriptional regulator MntR, translated as MPTPSMEDHIEQIYILIEQKGYARVSDIAESLSVLPSSVTKMVQKLDKDGYLIYERYRGLMLTSKGLKLGKRLVQRHDLLEQFLRLIGVQEDKIYKDVEGIEHHLSWNSIERIGDLIQVMEADPDFLMKLEKLKEQ; from the coding sequence ATGCCGACACCTAGTATGGAAGATCATATCGAACAAATATATATTTTAATTGAACAAAAAGGATATGCACGTGTTTCGGATATCGCTGAATCTCTTTCAGTACTTCCATCTTCTGTAACAAAAATGGTTCAAAAACTAGACAAAGACGGATACTTGATATATGAGCGATACCGAGGGCTAATGTTAACATCAAAAGGTTTGAAATTAGGGAAGCGTTTAGTTCAGCGTCATGATTTGTTGGAACAATTTCTACGTTTAATTGGCGTGCAGGAAGACAAAATATATAAAGATGTAGAAGGAATTGAGCATCACTTAAGTTGGAATTCCATTGAGCGAATTGGAGACTTAATTCAAGTGATGGAAGCGGATCCTGATTTTCTTATGAAGTTAGAAAAACTCAAAGAGCAGTAA
- a CDS encoding CvfB family protein produces MSELLSGEIVDLQVKSQESSKWILSNGEIEVSINESEAPEEVQIGDTIKVFLFKDRRGNLSATSSLPQITKGVYGWARVIKTEERVGSYVDIGSSREVLVKSFDLPVITQLWPTTGDHLYMTLRTDYLGDLYGRLITEEKVIETFIEAPTTVSNENLKARAYRLLPVGSFLITVPEGYRIFVHHTEQMAEPRLGEEVEVRVIGIKEDGSLNGSMLPRKQERLMDDAETLYRYLQDVGGKMPFTDKSSPDEIFEMFKLSKASFKRALGKLMKERKIEQKDGWTIVKSDI; encoded by the coding sequence ATGAGTGAATTATTATCAGGAGAAATTGTTGACTTGCAAGTAAAGTCTCAAGAATCTTCTAAATGGATATTATCCAACGGAGAAATTGAAGTATCGATTAACGAGTCTGAAGCACCAGAAGAAGTTCAGATAGGCGATACAATTAAAGTGTTTTTATTTAAAGACCGTCGAGGCAACTTAAGTGCAACGTCCTCATTACCACAAATTACAAAAGGTGTGTATGGTTGGGCGAGAGTCATTAAAACTGAAGAACGTGTAGGTTCATATGTAGATATCGGTAGCTCACGTGAAGTTCTTGTAAAAAGTTTTGATTTGCCAGTAATTACCCAACTTTGGCCAACTACTGGTGATCATCTATATATGACTTTAAGAACAGATTATCTAGGCGATTTATATGGTCGTTTAATAACAGAAGAAAAAGTTATAGAGACGTTTATTGAGGCTCCTACAACAGTATCCAATGAAAACTTAAAAGCTAGAGCGTATCGTTTACTGCCAGTTGGATCATTTTTAATTACCGTACCTGAAGGATACAGAATATTTGTTCACCACACTGAACAAATGGCTGAGCCTCGTTTAGGTGAAGAAGTAGAAGTTCGGGTAATTGGCATAAAAGAAGATGGGTCATTAAATGGCTCAATGTTACCGCGTAAACAAGAAAGATTAATGGACGATGCGGAAACTTTATATCGCTATTTACAAGATGTAGGCGGTAAAATGCCATTTACAGACAAATCATCTCCAGACGAAATTTTCGAGATGTTTAAATTGAGTAAAGCCTCATTTAAACGTGCTTTAGGAAAACTAATGAAAGAAAGAAAAATCGAACAAAAAGATGGTTGGACTATAGTCAAGTCTGACATTTAG